From the genome of Vibrio porteresiae DSM 19223, one region includes:
- a CDS encoding VOC family protein, translating into MTHELQQAGLAPDQMLDRLTSFIDQIVAFSARIGLDLTAYQMDHIALRINDEKLAQQAHQAWLAYGEEISCAQINGRPIIVLAFKPELDAGRWKIDCLELPYPAVGKTYPTQDWEHVECVIPSDAQTAPEYLDDLLARFPQFAAQHAQFATLGIKVKLSSPKGEGERLANPTVALKWQGITIKLHPHALKDIVESER; encoded by the coding sequence ATGACGCACGAACTACAGCAGGCGGGGCTTGCACCAGATCAAATGCTGGATCGCCTCACGAGTTTTATCGACCAAATCGTCGCTTTTTCTGCACGCATTGGTTTGGATTTGACCGCTTATCAGATGGATCACATCGCGCTGCGAATTAATGACGAAAAATTGGCGCAGCAAGCTCACCAAGCTTGGCTAGCGTATGGTGAAGAGATCTCTTGTGCGCAGATTAATGGTCGTCCGATTATTGTCTTGGCATTTAAACCTGAACTGGATGCTGGTCGCTGGAAAATTGACTGTTTAGAGCTCCCTTACCCAGCGGTAGGAAAAACCTATCCAACTCAGGATTGGGAACACGTTGAGTGTGTCATTCCGTCTGATGCGCAAACCGCGCCTGAGTACTTAGATGACTTATTGGCTCGTTTCCCACAATTTGCTGCTCAGCACGCGCAATTTGCCACCTTGGGTATCAAGGTAAAACTGTCGAGTCCGAAAGGGGAAGGTGAACGTTTAGCTAACCCAACGGTGGCGCTAAAATGGCAGGGGATAACGATAAAACTGCATCCCCATGCCTTAAAAGATATCGTAGAATCAGAACGTTAA